One window of the Archangium primigenium genome contains the following:
- a CDS encoding GNAT family N-acetyltransferase, with protein MATLTCHIAATQRQLDDALRVRWKVFGEELELLGRTPHGVPRENNGFDTLATTAHVIVYAEDVPVATARLLLPNPEVARATGHRLGIDLESKVDLTDLAGPGLVFAETTRFCILKDWRHSAVLMRLHAGLYQESRLRGVTHWIASANTETDSAEDARLLHQVAAHQGLLSTRWRARTLVSPPSPEVPTAPLYTPEERARAHQGHLEGLRLPRVLSLFSGKLGARFIAEPLYDAGFRRFSLPLVAALDATPASTRALFDKLTARTSRG; from the coding sequence ATGGCCACACTGACCTGTCACATCGCCGCCACCCAGCGGCAGCTCGATGATGCGCTGCGCGTGCGCTGGAAAGTCTTCGGCGAGGAGCTGGAGCTGCTCGGACGCACGCCCCATGGCGTGCCTCGGGAGAACAATGGTTTCGACACCCTGGCCACCACCGCGCACGTCATCGTCTACGCGGAGGACGTGCCCGTGGCCACCGCCCGCCTGCTGCTGCCCAACCCCGAGGTGGCCCGCGCCACCGGACACCGGCTGGGCATCGATCTGGAGAGCAAGGTGGACCTCACGGACCTGGCGGGGCCGGGCCTGGTGTTCGCCGAGACCACCCGCTTCTGCATCCTCAAGGACTGGCGCCACTCCGCGGTCCTCATGCGGTTGCACGCCGGGCTCTATCAGGAGAGCCGCCTGCGGGGCGTGACGCACTGGATCGCCTCCGCCAACACGGAGACGGACTCGGCCGAGGACGCGCGCCTCCTCCACCAGGTGGCGGCCCACCAGGGGCTGCTGAGCACCCGGTGGCGCGCGCGGACGCTCGTCTCGCCTCCGTCGCCGGAGGTCCCGACCGCGCCCCTCTACACCCCCGAGGAGCGGGCGCGCGCCCACCAGGGGCACCTGGAGGGCCTGCGCCTGCCCCGGGTGTTGTCGCTCTTCTCCGGCAAGCTGGGCGCGCGGTTCATCGCCGAGCCCCTCTATGACGCGGGCTTCCGCCGCTTCTCCCTGCCCCTGGTCGCGGCGCTCGACGCCACGCCCGCCAGCACCCGGGCGCTGTTCGACAAGCTGACCGCCCGCACCTCGCGCGGCTGA
- the ilvA gene encoding threonine ammonia-lyase — translation MVTLQDIEAAQQRIADSIHRTPCPRSEHFKDLTDCSALYFKLENLQLTGAFKERGALNTLLSLSAEEKARGVIAASAGNHAQGLAYHAGRRGVSSIIVMPERTPIIKVTRTRSYGAQVVLHGANFDEAFAEAVRLQERDNRVFVHPFNDPRVIAGQGSIGLELLEQCPQMDFVLVPVGGGGLISGVACALKETNPRIKIIGVQASSIASMKASVDAGALTEVASGTTIADGIAVKRPGDYTFGMIQRYVDDILTVDEEEIANAILLLLEREKTVSEGAGAVGLAALINGKLPAARGRKVVVLLSGGNIDVNLVSRIIERGLVKGGRLVRLIVRMPDRPGMLARLTAEIAQQGANVVEIYHNRAFSKAGLGEVAVEVTLETRGRPHIEELMGSLGQKGWQVVEET, via the coding sequence ATGGTGACGCTCCAGGACATCGAGGCCGCGCAGCAGCGCATCGCCGACTCCATCCACCGCACCCCCTGCCCGCGCTCCGAGCACTTCAAGGATTTGACGGACTGCTCGGCGCTGTACTTCAAGCTGGAGAACCTCCAGCTCACCGGGGCGTTCAAGGAGCGCGGCGCGCTCAACACGCTCCTGTCGCTCTCCGCCGAGGAGAAGGCCCGCGGCGTCATCGCCGCCTCGGCGGGCAACCACGCCCAGGGGCTCGCCTACCACGCGGGTCGCCGGGGGGTGTCCAGCATCATCGTGATGCCCGAGCGCACGCCCATCATCAAGGTGACACGCACGCGCAGCTACGGCGCGCAGGTGGTGCTGCACGGGGCCAACTTCGACGAGGCCTTCGCCGAGGCGGTGCGCCTGCAGGAGCGCGACAACCGCGTCTTCGTGCACCCCTTCAACGATCCCCGCGTCATCGCGGGCCAGGGCAGCATCGGCCTGGAGCTGCTCGAGCAGTGCCCGCAGATGGACTTCGTGCTGGTGCCCGTGGGCGGCGGCGGGCTCATCTCCGGCGTGGCGTGCGCCCTCAAGGAGACCAACCCGCGCATCAAGATCATCGGCGTGCAGGCCTCGAGCATCGCGAGCATGAAGGCGTCGGTGGACGCGGGCGCGCTCACCGAGGTGGCCTCGGGCACCACCATCGCGGACGGCATCGCCGTCAAGCGCCCCGGGGACTACACCTTCGGGATGATCCAGCGCTACGTGGACGACATCCTCACCGTGGACGAGGAGGAGATCGCCAACGCCATCCTCCTCTTGCTCGAGCGCGAGAAGACGGTGTCCGAGGGCGCGGGCGCGGTGGGGCTCGCGGCGCTCATCAACGGCAAGCTGCCCGCGGCGCGGGGCCGCAAGGTGGTGGTGCTGCTGTCCGGCGGCAACATCGACGTCAACCTGGTCAGCCGCATCATCGAGCGCGGCCTCGTCAAGGGCGGCCGGCTCGTGCGCCTCATCGTGCGCATGCCGGACCGGCCGGGCATGCTCGCGAGGCTCACGGCGGAGATCGCCCAGCAGGGCGCCAACGTGGTGGAGATCTACCACAACCGCGCCTTCTCCAAGGCGGGCCTGGGCGAGGTGGCGGTGGAGGTGACGCTCGAGACGCGCGGGCGCCCCCACATCGAGGAGCTGATGGGCAGCCTCGGGCAGAAGGGCTGGCAGGTGGTGGAGGAGACCTGA
- a CDS encoding helix-turn-helix transcriptional regulator, with translation MSRSPKQPLLDLTCGLVESRSLAQFQERTESLLTRLFDADHVAFCQMHPDLPTGFEWRASTTGHFLQSYHQWYPDDFVFQSLSQNPNTAWSDLEMLRGKKLHDTETYRRSRESHLRLRHVLAVLLVPEHQVGSGAVALYSDRVRAFSATKQRLLQQLTPALSGAFQNFARFGALSAHSQLMEELLRQEGAHAIVLDARRREGFRTEAVTALLERWFPSRSDRDEDGIPRAWKERMDAFLAGSAVVTSTPLVWREERGTSSLEVCFTRLPRIEGRDLWELRLKELHAIPEAWRRILTPREFEVATLIAQGLSNQDIATALAIKEGTVKDHVEASFKRLGVTSGRTGLLALARRS, from the coding sequence ATGAGCCGTTCGCCGAAGCAGCCACTGCTCGACCTGACGTGTGGGCTCGTCGAGTCCCGGAGCCTCGCGCAGTTCCAGGAGCGCACGGAGTCGCTCCTGACGCGGCTGTTCGACGCGGACCACGTGGCGTTCTGCCAGATGCATCCGGACCTGCCCACCGGCTTCGAGTGGCGGGCGAGCACCACGGGCCATTTCCTCCAGAGCTACCACCAGTGGTACCCGGACGACTTCGTCTTCCAGTCGCTCTCGCAAAATCCCAACACCGCCTGGAGTGACCTGGAGATGCTCCGGGGCAAGAAGCTCCACGACACGGAGACGTATCGGCGCAGCCGGGAGTCGCACCTGCGCCTGCGGCACGTGCTCGCGGTCCTGCTCGTGCCCGAGCACCAGGTGGGCAGTGGCGCGGTCGCGCTGTACAGCGACCGCGTCCGGGCCTTCTCCGCGACGAAGCAGCGCCTGTTGCAGCAACTCACCCCCGCCCTGTCCGGGGCGTTCCAGAACTTCGCGCGCTTCGGCGCGCTGTCCGCGCACAGTCAGCTGATGGAGGAGCTGCTCCGCCAGGAAGGCGCCCACGCCATCGTGCTGGATGCCCGGCGGCGGGAAGGCTTCCGGACGGAGGCCGTCACGGCCCTCCTGGAGCGGTGGTTCCCCTCCCGCTCGGACCGGGACGAGGACGGAATCCCCCGGGCCTGGAAGGAGCGGATGGACGCGTTCCTGGCGGGGAGTGCCGTGGTCACGTCCACCCCCCTCGTGTGGCGGGAGGAGCGGGGGACGAGCTCCCTGGAGGTGTGCTTCACCCGACTGCCGCGCATCGAGGGCCGCGACCTGTGGGAGCTCCGGCTCAAGGAGCTCCACGCGATCCCCGAGGCGTGGCGACGGATCCTGACGCCCAGAGAATTCGAGGTGGCGACCCTCATCGCCCAGGGCCTGTCCAACCAGGACATCGCCACCGCGCTCGCCATCAAGGAGGGCACGGTGAAGGACCACGTCGAGGCGTCCTTCAAGCGCTTGGGGGTGACCTCGGGCCGGACCGGGCTGCTCGCCCTGGCCCGACGCTCCTAG
- a CDS encoding helix-turn-helix domain-containing protein, with protein MRSSSPSVPDPRVPLQALARRIRALRERRGLTQEDFASRCGISVSFASLLERGERGPSSETLVQAALALGVPLAELFRTEEDEAAGVHRLVDFARERSLSRAEVDQMLEVARVLFGAGARAAPGPAAPEPPRCRVEACGRVVLARGLCGAHYHRERRAVKATRPSPP; from the coding sequence ATGCGCTCCAGTTCCCCGTCGGTGCCGGACCCGAGGGTTCCCCTGCAGGCGCTCGCCCGGCGCATCCGCGCGCTGCGCGAGCGGCGGGGGCTCACCCAGGAGGACTTCGCCTCCCGGTGTGGCATCTCCGTGAGCTTCGCGTCGCTGCTGGAGCGCGGGGAGCGCGGCCCCAGCTCCGAGACGCTGGTGCAGGCGGCGCTGGCCCTGGGCGTGCCCCTGGCGGAGCTGTTCCGGACCGAGGAGGACGAGGCGGCGGGGGTGCACCGGCTGGTGGACTTCGCGCGGGAACGCTCCCTGTCACGCGCAGAGGTGGACCAGATGCTGGAGGTGGCGCGGGTGCTCTTCGGCGCGGGGGCGCGCGCCGCCCCGGGACCCGCCGCCCCTGAACCCCCCCGGTGCCGGGTGGAGGCGTGTGGGCGGGTGGTGCTGGCGCGGGGCCTGTGCGGCGCGCACTACCACCGCGAGCGCCGGGCGGTGAAGGCGACGAGGCCCTCCCCACCCTGA
- a CDS encoding iron-containing redox enzyme family protein, whose amino-acid sequence MHTPTENPSPMNWLTLLEHEARTLLAELDAHPEARRLFDGSIDKDRYVHYLIQTYHYARWSTPLMAEAGRRMKRLNPNSWLGELLQQKADEERGHERWLLSDLRQLGWSAERVERQMPNPATTAYVAWNRFTSRCGRPEAFLGTAYVLEYLSVSRASQSVERMLAADTIPNIRKAVTFLRAHGPTDEGHVAELTSLLGSLEEPEARDALLLSARTTRVLYLGLFA is encoded by the coding sequence ATGCACACGCCCACCGAGAACCCCTCCCCGATGAACTGGCTCACCCTGTTGGAGCACGAGGCGCGCACGCTGCTCGCGGAGTTGGACGCGCACCCCGAGGCCCGGCGGCTCTTCGACGGCAGCATCGACAAGGACCGCTACGTCCACTACCTCATCCAGACGTACCACTACGCGCGGTGGAGCACGCCCCTGATGGCCGAGGCGGGGCGGCGCATGAAGCGCCTGAACCCGAACTCCTGGCTGGGGGAGCTGTTGCAGCAGAAGGCCGACGAGGAGCGCGGGCACGAGCGCTGGCTGCTGTCGGACCTGCGGCAACTGGGCTGGTCCGCCGAGCGCGTCGAGCGGCAGATGCCCAACCCCGCGACCACCGCCTACGTGGCGTGGAACCGCTTCACCTCGCGCTGCGGCCGGCCCGAGGCGTTCCTCGGCACGGCCTACGTGCTGGAGTACCTGTCCGTGAGCCGCGCGAGCCAGTCCGTGGAGCGGATGCTCGCGGCGGACACCATCCCCAACATCCGCAAGGCCGTCACCTTCTTGAGGGCGCATGGCCCCACGGATGAGGGGCACGTGGCGGAGCTGACGTCGCTGTTGGGCTCCCTGGAGGAGCCGGAGGCGCGGGACGCGCTGCTCTTGTCCGCGCGCACCACCCGGGTGCTCTACCTGGGGCTCTTCGCCTAG
- a CDS encoding Glu/Leu/Phe/Val family dehydrogenase translates to MPPAIEGIQHYFRKAARIMDVGERIETLLATPLREVKVQVSIELDTGEIRTFHGYRIQHDNSRGPMKGGLRFHPSITQEECVTLASLMTWKTAVVNLPYGGAKGGIAVDPTQLSLKEMERLTRKYVDQVQDLIGPTRDIAGPDVNTNPQVMAWMMDQYSRFHGHSPAIVTGKPPELYGTRGRDAAAGRGLLYITREILRDTGMPMRGTRFSLQGFGNVGSHTAQLLWQDGGVIIAVSDVYGGVYNPQGLDVPGLFEHVKRTGTVTGFGGGQACSNEDVLASDCDVLIPAAIGGALNRNNAGQVRARLVIEGANGPTEPEADEILEKRGVLVVPDILANAGGVTVSYYEWVQNLQHLSWEEERVNAELERTMKEAYDRVAQLARSRKVTLRTAAYILAIGRVGKATVLRGI, encoded by the coding sequence ATGCCGCCCGCCATCGAGGGAATCCAACACTACTTCCGCAAGGCCGCGCGCATCATGGACGTGGGCGAGCGCATCGAGACCCTGCTCGCCACGCCCCTGCGCGAGGTGAAGGTGCAGGTGTCCATCGAGCTGGACACGGGGGAGATCCGCACCTTCCACGGCTACCGCATCCAGCACGACAACAGCCGCGGCCCCATGAAGGGCGGCCTGCGCTTCCACCCCTCCATCACCCAGGAGGAGTGCGTCACGCTCGCCTCGCTGATGACGTGGAAGACGGCCGTGGTGAACCTGCCCTACGGCGGCGCCAAGGGCGGCATCGCGGTGGACCCCACCCAGCTGTCGCTCAAGGAGATGGAGCGGCTCACGCGCAAGTACGTGGACCAGGTGCAGGACCTCATCGGCCCCACGCGTGACATCGCCGGCCCGGACGTCAACACCAACCCCCAGGTGATGGCGTGGATGATGGACCAGTACTCGCGCTTCCACGGGCACTCGCCCGCCATCGTCACCGGCAAGCCCCCCGAGCTCTACGGCACCCGCGGCCGGGACGCCGCCGCCGGCCGCGGCCTGCTCTACATCACCCGGGAAATCCTCCGGGACACCGGCATGCCCATGCGCGGCACGCGCTTTTCCCTCCAGGGCTTTGGCAACGTGGGCAGCCACACCGCCCAGCTGCTCTGGCAGGACGGCGGCGTCATCATCGCCGTGTCGGACGTGTACGGCGGCGTCTACAACCCCCAGGGCCTGGACGTCCCCGGCCTCTTCGAGCACGTCAAGCGCACCGGCACCGTCACCGGCTTCGGCGGCGGCCAAGCCTGCTCCAACGAGGACGTGCTCGCCTCGGACTGCGACGTGCTCATCCCGGCGGCCATCGGCGGTGCTTTGAACCGCAACAACGCGGGCCAGGTGCGCGCCCGGCTCGTCATCGAGGGCGCCAACGGCCCTACCGAGCCCGAGGCGGACGAGATTTTGGAGAAGCGCGGCGTGCTCGTGGTGCCGGACATCCTCGCCAACGCGGGCGGTGTCACCGTCAGCTACTACGAGTGGGTGCAGAACCTGCAGCACCTCTCCTGGGAGGAGGAGCGGGTGAACGCCGAGCTCGAGCGGACGATGAAGGAGGCGTACGACCGGGTGGCGCAGCTGGCGCGCTCGCGCAAGGTGACCCTCCGTACCGCGGCGTACATTCTCGCCATTGGCCGGGTGGGCAAGGCCACGGTGCTGCGCGGAATCTGA
- a CDS encoding vWA domain-containing protein codes for MKKYVSWSLRILGGLLLVGLLLIVTLLFFGNNIRRFMGLATTSMPGEEFQPPREPRPLQDFSRNSSKRFKPSEALATDEPVPGSPRRAGSTHEEPPSNPYICVSHDRFSTFAVDVDTAAYTLFRRSMAEGRPPPRDAVRVAEWVNYFQYRYPAPQEGDFHVDLEGAPSPYTPGWHLIKVGVQGRVVPAAQRKPAHLVFLVNTGDSMSSQDKLPLAQKALKLLVRGLNPQDTVALVTSAGGVRDVLPPTPATERDTLFTAIDSLSAKGSATLGSGLELAYRHAARHARPDRVSRVIVLTDGDAHLDGTSASVLYENIRGYVQEGVTLSTVGFGLGGSRDGVLDRLAAKGNGHAYYIDSEDEARRLFQDKLSGTLEVIAQDVKVQVEFNPDAVNTYRLMGYEDRDLADKDFRDDKVDAGEIGAGHTVTALYEVKLVGTHSTLALVRVRAKRPGGVEAAEQRFLLERGQVHDSLQRASANLRFAAAVAGTADILRGESHAESWNLAAAEVLTEAALDGMSDRAEFLGLLRRLRGMVSRPVTRATP; via the coding sequence ATGAAGAAGTACGTCTCGTGGAGCCTGCGCATTCTCGGCGGCCTCCTGCTCGTCGGGCTCCTGCTGATCGTCACCCTGCTTTTCTTCGGCAACAACATCCGCAGGTTCATGGGCCTGGCCACGACCAGCATGCCGGGAGAGGAGTTCCAGCCCCCCCGCGAGCCCAGACCGTTGCAGGACTTCAGCAGGAACTCCAGCAAGCGATTCAAGCCCTCCGAGGCCCTGGCCACCGACGAGCCCGTCCCCGGGTCCCCGCGCAGGGCGGGCAGCACCCACGAGGAGCCCCCGTCCAACCCCTACATCTGCGTGAGCCATGACCGCTTCTCCACCTTCGCGGTGGACGTGGACACGGCCGCCTACACCCTCTTTCGCCGCTCCATGGCCGAGGGCCGCCCGCCGCCGCGCGACGCGGTGCGCGTGGCGGAGTGGGTGAACTACTTCCAGTACCGCTACCCCGCGCCCCAGGAAGGGGACTTCCACGTGGACCTGGAGGGCGCGCCCTCGCCGTACACTCCGGGCTGGCACCTCATCAAGGTGGGCGTCCAAGGGCGCGTCGTCCCCGCCGCGCAGCGCAAGCCCGCCCACCTCGTCTTCCTGGTGAACACCGGTGACTCCATGTCCAGTCAGGACAAGCTGCCGCTCGCCCAGAAGGCCCTGAAGCTGCTGGTGCGGGGACTCAACCCCCAGGACACCGTGGCGCTCGTCACCTCCGCGGGCGGCGTGCGGGACGTGCTGCCCCCCACCCCCGCCACCGAGCGCGACACCCTCTTCACCGCCATCGACTCGCTGAGCGCCAAGGGATCCGCCACCCTGGGCAGTGGTCTGGAGCTCGCCTACCGGCACGCGGCGAGGCACGCCCGCCCCGACCGCGTCTCGCGCGTCATCGTGCTCACCGACGGCGATGCCCACCTCGACGGCACCTCGGCGAGCGTGCTGTACGAGAACATCCGGGGCTACGTACAGGAGGGTGTCACCCTGTCCACCGTTGGCTTCGGCCTGGGCGGCTCCCGCGATGGTGTGCTCGATCGCCTGGCCGCCAAGGGCAACGGCCACGCCTACTACATCGACAGCGAGGACGAGGCGCGCCGCCTCTTCCAGGACAAGCTCTCGGGCACGCTGGAGGTCATCGCCCAGGACGTGAAGGTGCAGGTGGAGTTCAACCCCGACGCCGTCAACACCTACCGGCTGATGGGCTACGAGGACCGGGACCTCGCCGACAAGGACTTCCGCGACGACAAGGTGGATGCCGGGGAGATTGGCGCCGGGCATACCGTCACCGCGCTCTACGAGGTGAAGCTCGTCGGCACGCACTCGACCCTGGCCCTGGTGCGGGTGCGCGCCAAGCGGCCCGGCGGCGTCGAGGCCGCCGAGCAGCGCTTCCTCCTGGAGCGGGGCCAGGTGCACGACTCGCTGCAACGCGCCTCGGCCAACCTGCGCTTCGCCGCCGCCGTCGCGGGCACCGCCGACATCCTCCGGGGTGAATCCCACGCCGAGAGCTGGAACCTGGCCGCCGCCGAGGTCCTCACCGAGGCCGCCTTGGACGGCATGAGCGACCGCGCCGAGTTCCTCGGCCTGCTGCGCCGCCTGCGCGGGATGGTGTCCCGCCCCGTGACCCGCGCCACCCCCTGA
- a CDS encoding serine/threonine-protein kinase — MNEAGQPHGAPRRWRTERPPPGLEDATPPALGEHVDGYRLEARLGAGGQGTVYRARRAGRLYALKFLPLARGGWPWRELEVGLRLRRLGSACVLGHGQWPADHPTHLFLVLPYVRGRPLEAWAREENPSARAVARVMRELARQVRYIHRAGVVHRDVKASNVLVRDVDGGAVLVDFGVGTYLGAPHITHPLALPGTPYYRSPEALRFRREHVGEFSPARPSDDLWALGVLLYWLLTHSYPFEPRSALEDEGGLADRILQETPEPPHVRNPRAPRALGELCLRLLDKALDARLPDAGALDTALEALERAADPTWDAPLCQPWSPDTATTPQDGPLTPGDRRDKALRLRDYARRHARRGAPRPREEASTDAGGHEAPPPARRITRPVLLGMGLMLLLLALTVLVSTSEVTTSSEPPEGHPTHSAHAAPTQDNMLMKTFRLTQACISAWALGQLACATPQAARPVLPPEEECPPEAWLYMREWGVGPGGKYLATFPNESHVAPVVVQPDAPLAALEAWGEHLPQETVFTGRLYFSEDRAYGRYTRAQTPDGKVYPVCMEIWDQVPFRRGMPIEAGSKPGAIKIVSTVYLMAVARFDEYTAHRD; from the coding sequence ATGAACGAGGCAGGACAACCGCACGGGGCGCCCCGGCGGTGGAGGACCGAGCGGCCCCCACCGGGGCTGGAGGACGCGACGCCGCCCGCGCTCGGCGAGCACGTGGACGGCTACCGGCTGGAGGCCCGGCTGGGCGCGGGTGGCCAGGGCACGGTGTACCGGGCCCGGCGCGCGGGCCGGCTCTACGCGCTCAAGTTCCTCCCCCTGGCGCGCGGCGGGTGGCCCTGGCGGGAGCTGGAGGTGGGGCTGCGGCTGCGGCGCCTGGGGTCGGCATGCGTGCTCGGCCATGGCCAATGGCCCGCGGACCACCCCACTCACCTCTTCCTGGTCCTGCCCTACGTGAGGGGTCGTCCGCTGGAGGCCTGGGCTCGGGAGGAGAACCCCTCGGCGCGCGCGGTGGCGCGGGTGATGCGCGAGCTCGCGCGGCAGGTGCGGTACATCCACCGCGCGGGCGTGGTGCACCGGGACGTGAAGGCGTCCAACGTGCTCGTGCGGGACGTGGATGGCGGGGCGGTGCTGGTGGACTTCGGGGTGGGCACGTACCTCGGGGCGCCGCACATCACCCATCCCCTCGCCCTGCCCGGCACGCCGTACTACCGCAGCCCCGAGGCCCTGCGCTTCCGCCGCGAGCACGTGGGCGAGTTCTCCCCGGCGCGGCCCTCGGATGACCTGTGGGCGCTGGGCGTGCTGCTCTACTGGCTGCTCACGCACAGCTACCCCTTCGAGCCCCGCTCGGCCCTGGAGGACGAGGGCGGCCTCGCGGACCGGATCCTCCAGGAGACGCCCGAGCCGCCCCATGTGCGCAACCCGCGCGCGCCCCGGGCGCTGGGCGAGCTGTGTCTGCGCCTGCTGGACAAGGCGCTCGACGCGCGCCTCCCCGACGCTGGCGCCCTGGACACGGCCCTGGAGGCCCTGGAGCGGGCGGCGGACCCGACGTGGGACGCGCCCCTGTGCCAGCCGTGGTCCCCCGACACCGCCACCACGCCCCAGGACGGGCCGCTCACGCCGGGAGACCGGAGGGACAAGGCCCTGCGCCTGCGGGACTACGCGCGGCGCCACGCCCGGCGAGGCGCGCCCCGGCCCCGGGAGGAGGCCTCCACGGACGCGGGCGGGCACGAAGCACCCCCGCCCGCGCGACGCATCACCCGGCCCGTTCTGCTCGGAATGGGCCTCATGCTGCTGCTTCTCGCCCTGACCGTTCTCGTCTCGACGTCGGAGGTGACCACGTCGAGCGAGCCACCCGAAGGTCACCCCACGCACAGCGCCCACGCGGCGCCCACCCAGGACAACATGCTCATGAAGACCTTTCGACTGACCCAGGCCTGCATCTCCGCCTGGGCGCTGGGACAACTCGCCTGCGCGACCCCTCAGGCGGCCAGGCCTGTCCTGCCCCCTGAAGAGGAGTGCCCTCCCGAGGCCTGGCTCTACATGCGGGAATGGGGAGTCGGGCCCGGAGGCAAATACCTCGCGACGTTTCCGAACGAGAGCCACGTGGCACCTGTCGTCGTTCAGCCAGACGCGCCCCTCGCCGCGCTCGAAGCGTGGGGAGAGCACCTGCCTCAAGAGACCGTCTTCACGGGTCGACTGTATTTCTCGGAGGATCGGGCCTATGGCCGCTATACGCGGGCCCAAACCCCGGACGGAAAGGTCTATCCCGTCTGCATGGAGATTTGGGATCAGGTCCCCTTTCGACGCGGTATGCCCATCGAGGCCGGTAGCAAGCCTGGCGCCATCAAGATTGTCTCGACCGTCTATCTGATGGCGGTGGCTCGCTTCGACGAGTACACCGCCCACCGGGATTGA
- a CDS encoding DUF2381 family protein, with amino-acid sequence MPVPLAMLSWLLLTSTPEPAEARPDAGTSSTGSRSSGTTGASRSPREIRISPGRGLLLIFDAPLTRDGIVLEARESFRHVTLSADGLLLTLLPSRELRMGRRLTLTLQFVNEAEPNPLDLVLVVSPQSEPQWEVSRRLAPSDRAHTEAEESRTRLQECQTALLLATKEQDRHEGLMRMLIQGQLSSAGIASMSITAHLIIGQPETFRVRNAVSYRAADGSMRMPRMRLAVDLQLTNHGSTPWTPTQARLVTPTGEWPAEVWSPQPILPKSTGRVLIEVDLPGNATPGPSTLKLWNQEATRTATISGVRFP; translated from the coding sequence ATGCCCGTCCCGCTCGCGATGCTGTCCTGGCTGTTGCTGACAAGCACACCTGAACCGGCGGAAGCTCGGCCCGATGCGGGAACAAGCTCGACGGGTTCACGTTCCTCCGGGACCACCGGAGCGTCACGGTCACCGCGAGAAATACGCATCAGTCCAGGGCGGGGACTGCTGCTGATCTTCGACGCCCCCCTCACTCGGGACGGAATCGTATTGGAGGCGCGAGAATCCTTCCGGCACGTGACGTTGTCGGCGGATGGCCTGCTGCTCACCCTCTTGCCCTCGCGTGAACTGCGGATGGGAAGGCGCCTGACCTTGACCCTCCAGTTCGTGAACGAGGCCGAGCCCAACCCGCTCGATCTCGTTCTCGTGGTGTCACCTCAATCGGAGCCGCAGTGGGAGGTCTCCAGACGCCTCGCTCCTTCCGATCGCGCTCACACAGAAGCCGAGGAGAGCCGCACGCGGCTCCAGGAATGCCAGACGGCATTGCTCCTGGCGACAAAGGAACAGGACAGACATGAAGGTCTGATGCGAATGCTCATCCAGGGCCAACTCTCGTCGGCGGGAATCGCCAGCATGTCCATCACAGCCCACCTCATCATCGGTCAACCCGAGACATTTCGCGTCCGCAACGCCGTCAGCTATCGGGCCGCGGATGGGAGCATGCGCATGCCCAGGATGCGCCTGGCCGTGGATCTCCAATTGACGAATCACGGTTCGACCCCCTGGACCCCCACCCAGGCCCGACTCGTCACGCCGACCGGAGAATGGCCCGCCGAGGTGTGGTCACCCCAGCCCATTCTTCCCAAGAGCACCGGGCGGGTTCTCATCGAAGTCGACCTCCCAGGAAATGCGACCCCCGGCCCAAGCACCCTCAAGCTCTGGAATCAGGAAGCCACACGAACGGCGACGATTTCGGGCGTGCGCTTCCCGTGA